The sequence below is a genomic window from Chitinispirillales bacterium.
TTGTGCCGGAAGCGTCTTTGAAAGCGATTGAGTCAAAAGGAATTTCCGCTTTTAGAATATCTTTTACGACTTTTACATAAAATTCCGCATTATGTGCATTCCCGCGGCAGTGCGGCGGCAACCCCATCATAGTTACGGTAACCTGATGCTTAAGCCCTGCGTCAACAATCGCTTTTGCGCTCGGAATTAAGTTGTTCAAATCATTAAGCGCGTCAAAATTGCGAATCGTCGTTACTCCGTGCTTCTTAAAAAGCTTTGCATGAAGATTTATTATATCTGTCGGCTGTGATTCCAATCCTACGACATTTACTCCGCGCGATAAACTTTGCAGGTTTGCGTCAGGACCGGCCGCTTTGCGGATAGTGTCCATTGCAGTAAATCCATCTTCTTGACAATAAAAATAAGCCGACTGGAACAACGCTCCGCCCGCCGTTTCCAAATAAATAATTCCGGCATTAACTGCGGCGGTAATCGCTTCAAGATAATCTTCGCTTCTTACTCTCGCGCCGTAAACGGATTGTAACCCGTCGCGAAACGCCGTACACATAAAACCGATTTTTTTAGCCATATATTAACTCCTTTTTTACATTGCCAAAATGGACCATAAATAACCAGCCGCAATCGCAGAACCGATAACTCCTGCAACATTCGGAGCCATTGCGTGCATCAGCAAGTGATTGTTTTTGTCTTCTTTGTGACCTTCGTGTTGCACGACGCGCGCCGAATCCGGCACCGCCGATACGCCTGCCGCTCCAATTAACGGATTTATTTTGTCTCCGTCTTTAAGAAACAAATTCATTAATTTTGCGCCTATAACTCCCGAAGCCGTAGCGAAAATGAATGAAAACGCGCCTAGTGCAAAAATTTCAACCGATTGCGGTTTCAAAAACACGTGAGCTGCCGTAGAAGCGCCTACAGAAATTCCAAGAAGCGCTGTGCAAGTATCCAAAACTGCGTTTCTCGCCGTCTCCGCCAATCTTTCGGTTACTCCGGATTCTTTAAGCAGATTTCCAAACATCAGCATCCCTACCAAAACAAGAGAACCAGGAACAATTATAGCGCAAACCAGAAATACGATAATGGGAAATATGATTCTTTCTCGTTTGGATACGGGACGAGAAGGTTTCATTCTTATTAAACGTTCTTTTTTTGTCGTGAGCAATCTCATTACCGGCGGCTGAATTACCGGAACGAGCGCCATATACGAATATGCCGCTATAGCGACGGGACCAATCAAATGAGGCGCGAGATTTGAACACAAAAATATTGAAGTCGGTCCGTCGGCGCCGCCGATAATTCCGATGCTTCCCGCTTCTTGAGGAGTGAATCCCAAAGCTAAAGCGCCGATTAAAGTAGCGAATATTCCAAATTGCGCCGCTCCGCCCAACAATATAAGTTTCGGATTTGAAAGCATAGTAGAGAAGTCGGTTAACGCTCCGATTCCAAAGAAAATGAGCGGGGGAAATATCCCGT
It includes:
- a CDS encoding sodium ion-translocating decarboxylase subunit beta; protein product: MDILFQNIFGFLKSTGVYGLTSGHLVMMTIGIIFIYLGISKNYEPLLLVPIGFGIILGNIPITPGMQLGVYDTGVVANGANQAYGDQNIFLNNNASVFSYFYYAVRNGIFPPLIFFGIGALTDFSTMLSNPKLILLGGAAQFGIFATLIGALALGFTPQEAGSIGIIGGADGPTSIFLCSNLAPHLIGPVAIAAYSYMALVPVIQPPVMRLLTTKKERLIRMKPSRPVSKRERIIFPIIVFLVCAIIVPGSLVLVGMLMFGNLLKESGVTERLAETARNAVLDTCTALLGISVGASTAAHVFLKPQSVEIFALGAFSFIFATASGVIGAKLMNLFLKDGDKINPLIGAAGVSAVPDSARVVQHEGHKEDKNNHLLMHAMAPNVAGVIGSAIAAGYLWSILAM